The window ATCCCGGTTTGGAGTCTTGCATAGTGAGGGGTCTGTTAGTCACTCGGTCTTTGTCTGGTGGCTCTGATTCAGTCTACCTACCATTATTTGGTTTACAAAAGCAGATAATGTGTTTTAGTCTCCATCTGTACCTCAACCACCACTCTGAGGTTTGTACTTATTGTGAATCTTGAGCTCCATTGTTACAGTCACATCTGTTTTCTGTTGTACGCATCACCTCCCTGAATGGAACAAAACTGGCCACAGTGTCCTGTCTGTTACCAGGACCTTTTGTGTGCATTATAATACCCATTCTACCATACTATTTTAGtatgaaagaaaaagatttaatataaaaaataccagGATATCCTACTGCATCTGGTCACTTTTGGCAATAATctaaaaccctttttttttgAGTAAGCCAatgcaatgctaacttcctggttggcctacaaaaatatgtcatcccttgAGTACtgtatatgagcaagagggtcaaagctcaaggcgcaatgttatgacgaagtagtatgtcccaattgtatgcatactgcatgcaacagtacgtactttgtaagggcagctgcagtacgtactaaaagtaaaaagaaaaagtttgagatttgGAACGCAGTCcttgtttttccctttttgacTCACAGGATTTAGGTTACCCATAAGCTCCTGCTATCTTGGCAGTGATGGCACACGAAATGCAGAGTTACGCCAAAGCAGGTTGGCCAATGTAACACAAAAAGAGCTATGGATGTATTATTGTATCAGCAGGGGAAACGCGTTGGCAGTGGAAAAAGAATGTGCCGGTATTTAAAAAAGGAACACCACCCAAATTCTaacatgttatactgtatccatggcctagtaaagttcagtcaatatttgtgaacatgagctactctctctcaaagccagaaaccagagaagtaagtctcagacttgtgatgtcatagggtataatgTCTGGAGCTGTTCCACAGACAATGAAAAGAGAGGTCTTAGAtaataggaataacatgtatgaatttttgaaaatgggtgtagttcccctttaaagtcaGAGCTGCACACCGCGTGAAAATAAGACCTTAGTGTTGAACACAAGCCAGGAGATTAGCTTAAGAATGTGGTTTTCTTAGAGAAAATTTGAGCATTCGTATTGTAATAAGTAGTgttagatgtacagtatgtacctcACAGTAAGTAAGGCATGTATGCACCTGTCAGCAAGTCACACATTATATAATAATGAGGTATTTCTCATTGAATTTAACTCCCTCTACATTTTTTGTTGTGTATAATTTAACAGGCGAAAAAGTAATCATAGAACAAGATGAAATAATGTTCTATTTGTGGGTTAGTTAGCCTGGAATTTGTATGAAAGCTAAACTTAATGAGGATTTAAGATAACATACTTACTTTTCAGGCCAGTAGGCTGTAGTAAAGACAGACATTAACCcacatatgttttatttaaaaactcaAATACAAGATTAGTCCAAGATCTGATAAGGAGATAATACTGGTAATAGAGGTTAGCTGTAGATCTGGGGCTCAAGCCTTTTTCCAAGTCCTCCAGCTGGGCTGGCTGTTAGTGCAAAACCACAGACTGCACCCTCCACTGCACCGGTGTTAGTTTTCCAGATAGCAGAGCTAAGAGAAACCATAAGGGTGGGAAGAGAGTGATTTCCCAACACATAATGGGATTGGAAACCACTCTGTTTCCAGCATTTAACATTAGGGAGACTCTCTCACTCGCTCACTGCTCTACCTTTTTGATCCTCTCTTTCACCTTTGGGATTTtaaacatgcagacacacacatgccagagcacagagacacacagatatGTAAGTGAACccacccttcctcctctctgactctGGTGGGAGTTGCGGTCGCCCAAATTAGCAGAGTGCTCATTGCCACGAGGCAGGTAAGGGCTCTCTCTGGCTTGGACAAAAATAATTAGGAGAGCTGCTCACTCTTTCACACGCAGTCTTGTTTCTGTCACGATATCGGACTACGAGTCTGttcacagagcagcagcagctctatCTGTAGCACAGACAAGCAGTCTGGTGGTGGGTCAAATTGGCCTGAGACCTGTTATCCTCTATGGATTAACTTTCACTGGCCTTGCTAGGCcttcacacatataaacactgGGCTAAGTTACAAATGTATATGACTGACCATAGGctgtatatacacagtatgaagtggacgtagtcaccgtgacgttacccattggtttgtggactgacattttgaagcctcaagtttggcattttggctgtcaccatgttggtttctttgcaaccagaagggacacgagagggtggagctaagtacaaccgaacgctgaataacacattttaaggtgaccaaaatgttaccaGTAatttttatgaactgaaaacacactgtgaaagggttaaagatgtaAAACGGAAACACGgacagaccggacaacgctgtggtagcgacctgtcaatcacaaagtagccacgccctaaagcatcccctgctttatggtctatttgactctaaatgggaccataatttactgaatgaacatcatgctgtattgaagaagacttgaaactagtgatttagaacataaactcatgtttacaatgtttactgaggtaataaatcaagtgagaagtaggctcattttctcatagacttctatacaatcagacttctttttgcaaccagaggagtcgccccctgctggctatgagaaaaaaatgcaactttaaggtgcttccgcattggcttcactttctcAGACCCAGGAGTTTCCCACTGTGACTGACCATTGGCTTGAAAAGCTAATGGTAAACTGCCTGATTCAAAGGCAGATCATAGATTTGAAGAGCTGTTAGGGGTTTAGAGGCTTCCGTTCCCTGTTTTTTGCGCCAGGCTGAGCCAGCAATCCTTCAATCGCATGCTCATTTCTCCCTGTGAGTCTCACAGAAGGCAGAAAATGGAAGCAGGTCTGATATCAATCAATATGAAGAAAACTACAGCAGCCTGCGGGGTTTCTGTGATTATTCAAGTTTGGCACCAGGCTATGACGATAAACAGCCTCATCGGTCTCCACTGACAAAAGACACGTGAGCTTCGGGAGCCACAGGCTTACTGGATATGATGTCATGCCTAAATGTGGACGTCATTCCTTACCATGTTTGAGCTCCGGACTTCACCGTGAAACGTGCCGAAGCCGCGACCTAATGGCTCTCAGCGTGTGTGACACAGAAATAGATAGACACGGGGTCGTGTGTCAGGAGATGAAACAAACTCGCCTTCCAAGGGAGAATGTTGTGATTGAATGCCGCGGTTAAGTGTTCAATCCCAACATTGTAGAGTTAAAGAAAAGCAAGAAAAGAGTTGACATACAGCTTCCAAAttaggacaaaaaaaatcagcttgAGCTTTTGTTGAATTATGGCCCCAAGGTGTCTTGGTGGGGGAACGCCACATCATTCAACATTGAGTTGTATTTGACCTTTTAACAGCTTGTAGAGAGTAGGCACCATATCTCCTTTAAGTGCCCCTACAGAGAAGATGGGAGTGGAGGATATGTGGAGAAATATGACAGCGGTGTTATAGCACATAAATAATTATCCAGCAAACCCCGCTGGTCCAGGACACCCCATATCTAATAATGATAGGATTAGAGTAACTTTTGAGTCACTGCTGAGGATGATTTTCAGGCTGTCCTTGCTGCAGCAGCAAACTTGCTCCTAAAACTCGTAATAACACATCGCACCTGCTCCCAGTTTGTCTTGATATATTAATGAAGCATGAGCACCATTTTATTCCTTCCATTGAGACATGCATGCTCGCAGCTGTGAAACGCGGCAACACGTATAAGTTTGTCGTAGTCAGATAGCTTTTACACGCATCTCATTTCATCCACACTCGGGCCAAGGgcggggtggggggtgggggtggcgGGGTGTTGTTGTGCTGGCAGGCACAGGGGGGTTGAGACAGGATACAGTAAACTGAGTAAAAATAACCCCACCCCTGTGCaccacagatttttttttgcagatctaGCCAGAGCACTACCAAGTGGAAGCCTTTCACGAGGAGAGAGTCTGGGAGTCAGCCTCAGGAAGGGACAAGGCCCTGCtttatttttgcaaagaccCCACCCGTGCTTAGCTGTCCAAAGAGTGATAACGGAGCACTGATACATGTGGGGCGGAGGAGTActtctggatgtttttcctttCCTACAAGATACAGTCTGACAGTGGAACATGCATGCACCTGTTTAGCTTTGCtctctttatatactgtatatcttttgACAAGAACCGAAGGTAGCatagaatataacacaatgCATTACCATGCTGTAAGTCAGGGGAATATTGGGATCCACATCTCtctactgtgtgtttgtttccacaGGAAACAAGAAGCAGGTGGTGTTTTCTTTCTCAAACTGTTTTCTTAGCCAGTTGCCAGTGTGTACCACATTCCACGGTGCTCACCAACAAGAGTGTTACGTTTTCTGTTGTAGGCTTTTACACCAGCAGTCTTTGAACAGACACCTCAAACAATCAGTAAGACTAATTAGAAGGGATATCataataccagaaatttagttgTCAATACCAATATCAGTGAAACTCGACGAATCTCGATACCACGGTAcgaaacaaaagtaaaacaataaatcccatttttgttaggaagttaaaaaGGTCacaattccctctctattatctattttgtattgatttaaaagcatttccttcaaacaactctatttattaaagtttctcaccaaaaactagaATTTACAAGATAACATTTGAAAACATGATAacaacgttagaatttaccttcgcccaatactcatttttactgaatagagcctaaTGTAATAacgtaaatcaatggcacctcccttGTTGAAATCGGCATgacaagagctagttaacaCCCAGTAAGCAGCACACTCCTGTACAGATCTAatggctaacgttaactagctctcgtcctgccaatttcaacatagatttgttgtttgcaatgtagcattatcagggaaaaaatagggtgcatcaCCTGGAcacgtcgatagtgagtttactgcgtcttaaacacattttctgtggTCCCCAGGATGACGGGACgacgttagtctcgagccctgacggtaaCTGCAGTACTGTAGCAAAACAGGTACTGtcatattttcagaattttggcatagacttggtaccgaagtatcggttctcttGACATCCCTACTAATTAGTGCAATGCCCAGGATatgatccctcactggcttcccacccGTGAACGTTGCCAATCAGTATTTCCTTGCAATTTGCAGCCTCCGCTGCCAGAAACTGAAACGGCTTTTCTGCAGATGACTGTAACTTGAATGCCCTGTAGCAGGTGGCATTTGCCTCGGTGTGTGCACTTGATGACTCCACGGTTGGACCGAGCTACTGTGATTCTTGGAAATGATGGACCTACTAAGTTTAGGGGGAATGAAAGGGGAGAAGCAGTACAGTACCGACATTCATATGACTAGATGACTGCAGTGAGCGCACAACTTTAAATGCCAAGTATTCACACTTCTGAATTACGACAGAGAAAGATACAGTAAAGCAAAAAGGACTGTCACAGAGCAACCTCCAAAATGCAAGTGGATGTTGTGGAAAGTTATTGCATGGCGCCACTTTGACTCGCTGATGCGTGACTAGTTTTAAAAAGCTAATCATTCATAATAGGCGTTGTGGATGAAATCTTCAATCATGGTATGTCATTTTTATATCAGAATAATGATATATaacataatgtacattttgtgGAAACTCAATTGACGAACAATTTGTAGATAAAATAACATTTGCTTTTGTCTAATGCAGggaattaaatacctgacagatcaaagtagggctgggcaatatgacgatatatatcgtcaatgcaatataaaaatgttaaatatattttctatatGGTTTCTATCCCGATATTAGCTAAGcttatacttatttatttttttctctataatttcacttaaaacggttatgttcattttgtactcaagttcttaaaatgagaaaatactcagtacttttcatttgtcaagtatttaattcacacaggattATACAAAAATATGCATGTGGTTATtccatatagactatttattacaagaaaacatgctatatcgtgatatatatcgttaacGAGAAATTATCTATATTGGAATATAAGATTCTgaccatatcgcccagccctatatCAAAGTACTTCATCAGAATAATTTTGTAAATCCAATATTGCCATTAAAAACTCATAAAAAATTATTTGCATCATTGATCACGATGGACTAATGtaaacagattcattcattcatttcccaCACTGAATTGTCTAGTACTGACTCCTTATAGATTTATTACATAAATGATGTATTTCTCCCAGACAGCTAGGTATAAAGTAGGATATTGACACTCTCATATATTGGTCTCTTTATGCAGATTGAGACTAATCGTGTACGAAACATGAGACAAATTcatgctcattgttttggtgaCTATGCTAATCTTTGTTTGTCGGTGCCCTTTGCATCACATTAGTTGTAAAATCTAGTGGAGGTCATTTAATATGCCCTTCTATGACAAGCACTGTACTTCGGCTAAAGTTCTCTGAAAATTGTTCGCCTACAGCTAGATATGGCTTGTTCCTCAAATATATGTTGTGCACAGAATGTAATAAACTGCCTCATCGACTTGCTCTCTTGGACATCGAAAGGGTTAAAAAGTTCATTTGAGTCATCAATGTAATACAACATCACTTGAAATGAAGTGGAGCCAGTGTCTTTAGTAGTATTTAATGGCCCCAACGGGTCGGTCAGTGTTCTGAAGGAACAGTCCTGCACTGCTCCGCCTTTGTTACCCTTTTCTCCCCGTGGTCTAGATACAGGCAAGCAGTGGCCTAgttaactttaaaaataatccaccaaaccaGGCCAATGGTTCCTGATTCACATTCCCTTTGTTCATTTGCGTAATTGAAACAGACCCAAGATCCCGATAACAAGCCCCGCCAGAATAATTCCTCAGTCTGGAGCCAGAATGACTTTATTCCTTTAATCTTCCAAAACATTAGCCAGTGAGGAAAGGGCGTGCATTGATCTGGCATCGCACTGTGATAAAAGACGATAATGAATTAGGCACAGTATTAGTCATGAGAGCATTTAACTATGCAGATGTGGAAAATAGCCAAGAAAGTCGGTGTGTGTTtaagactttttgttttgtatcagATGACCAAAATGTGGTAGTTGCTTCACTACTCTCTGAATTTTGTTAATGTAGTTTCTCTTTGGCAGGTATGCTGCAGAACGGGAAGAAGTTTGACTCCTCCCGAGACAGGAACAAGCCCTTTAAGTTCAAGCTTGGAAAGAGTGAGGTCATTAAGGGCTGGGAGGACGGAGTAGCACAGGTAAGAGAGCAAAGTTAATGCAGCACGTCTTTGACCCTTTGTTGCATAGTTTGCATTAAATGTCtcattactactattacttaCATTTGTGATGTTTAAAGGAATCACACCAACCAGATAGTTGCTGCTTTTATTATCGTCAAACTTATATTGTACTGTATGATACAGTAAAGGAGACATCTGAGACTGAAGAGTCAGCAAGAATCGccaacacttcattttacaggtctgcaaatttcattgtaattaggcaataattagcaagtaacctattttaaaaatgtttttgaagtactgccaaattaccccaatatttacctcaaaatctgtccaaaattactttattttaaattactttactttttcttgtttattatttaacaagaaaaagaaagaaccacacggacctaggggaaattgcctcttttgtggaggaggaatgactttttttctagtaaagttatgactttattctcataatattacgacttttttttcttgaaattatattactttattctcattaaattatgactttttttctcgtaatgttatgactttattctcgaaatctctcaAAACAAAttttctcctcaatgtggccctaatactgcgTCATACCCTAGAACCTGAATACTTTGGTCATTTTAAAAAGCTCTAATTATAACAGGGCTCCCCCCGGGGGCAACCGAACTTTATCCTTTTCACATTGTCTGTGTTTCCTTATCGTCAGTCGTCTGGGTTTCAAATGACTGGTGGAATTTGCAGGAATGCAATTTCCTATTGCAACTGTAAATGTTTGGCtatcaagtctcaagtcatgaATGTAGTATTTTTCCCAAGGTGCTTTAAATTGCATTGCCATGTAGAAATATTATAAAGACAGTGTTGGCTATGATGTATTTCTTATCTCAAGCACATTTTAGGTCGCTGTGTTGAATTTTCTACTCTACTAAAAAGAACAGAAACCAGTGTTGTGTAGGGCtttaaaacatcataaaaacagAGCATCAGCTGCATACTCAGTCATGTTTTCCTTTTCTCCTGTGCTTCAGATGAGCCTGGGCCAAAGGGCAAAAATCACCTGCACACCTGATATGGCTTATGGATTAACAGGCCACCCCGGGGTCATCCCCCCGAACGCCACGCTCATATTCGATGTGGAACTGCTCAAGCTGGAGTGATGCCCGAGGTTAAATACGAAGGGTGAAGCTTAATGAGGCTGCGTTCGCCACAACCTGTTTCCACAGGGAGACCATACTCGGCTGCTGCCTCCCGCCATCAACCTACTCTTCTATGATTTCTACAGTCTTCTTTagttcaatatttaaacgtatCTACTGCTGCTTTGTTGTTGCCATCTTGTCATAATAGATCCTGCAAGAAAAGATTGACATGCAAGACTTTtttccacacacaccacagtttggtttctgtttgctattttgtttaatttcatttaaagttgtaaattttgTTGAACCATGAGGAAATCAGTCATCTGGTGAAAAGCCGTACTGCATTGCAATCACAACATATACCGCCTTACAGTTTCAACAACAGAGGAAGGGTACATACGTTGAAAGTACATACTGTAACTTCTGCTCTGTATCTTAACTGGGCATTATATACCACTGTCTGCATTGCCACTTTGATAAGGTTTGTCCTGCTGAATGCTCTGAATGATGTTGCTATGTGTAGTATATTTTATATCCCTCATAAACATTTACTGCAAGTGTACCCTATTCAATATAGACTAATACAATACTGTACAGAACTCTATGAAAGCCATTGCTACTATGACAGTTCATCGACCAACTCTTGAATAAAAATGGCATGTATTGTGTTGAGGAGTCAGTGTACTGTGTGTGATTTATGAGGAAATTATTAAGTGataatcatggatgtattattaggTCTTATTATAGATCCACGGTGGTAATAAAAAGATTTGCAAAATGAGTTACAGCATGTTTGGTGGGATGTTAGACGGGCTTCTCTAGCAACATTGCCTCCTAATGGCAGactttataaaaatgcaaagtACACCAACAATCTAAATTATTCATAGTACTAATAATGAAGTGTTTATTGTGACTTGTATCCATTCTACAAAGCAAATGGGATGAACAAACTTCACTAACATTATGTAATATTAAATAACACACAACTGGAATAAAACCTGGAATGTACTAACGGTAGCTTTTATAGTAGTTTTTATAATACTtaatttcaaaagttcaatacaataGATTCAtatacatgttcagatttttcattacatccgtccatccatccatcttcaaccgcttatccggggtcgggtagCTGGgacaacagctccagcaggggagcAGTTGCCCCCACAGTAACATTACAgttctgcaaatatattttacagtataaaaataatataaaaaaataaattatacaacaaagaaaatgtaaggaaaggatgaaaaaagattaataaaaacaaacaaacaaaaaaacattcggatttgttaaacaattggaatacatttgaaatgtttaaaacaatttagtcaatttagaatttttgagttttaagttatCAATCATagtcaaattttaaaatcagtatctttaaaaaataaaaaaggagtaCATTCTTTTAAACCACatcattttatgtatataaatacataaatatatatatttatatatatatatatatatatatatacacatacaatctctttttatatatatatatatatataaaaggagGACAttcttttaaaatcagtatctatatacacatatatatctatatatgtgtatatagatatatatctatatacacatatatatatagatatatatatatagcaaatattatacattatatatatatataatgtataatatttgACGTTGCATATCTCTAGTACATTCAACAATCTTGAATCTCCACATGTGCTTCCGGTGTGttaggtcaaaggtcacggCTTGACGGCAGCTCGCTATTGGCTGACTGCTGATGTTATGAAACTTCATTGGACAGACGAACACACGCCTTTAGTCCATCTGAAAGAGCAAAACAGACAAGCAAGGTCAGgaaatcatctgaaaatatgCAAAATTGTGTGTTATAAAACGTAGTTACCGGCGTAACAAACTGTTTTTAATGCTAGCGGAATGCTAACAGTTCAAGCTAACAGCTACAGTTAGCGAGCGGTAGCTTAGCAACGCGCCTAGCAACAGCCTACTTAAAGTTAACATTAACTTGTACGTTTTGCCTTTTTACTACTCATTGTAAAGTTTCCAAAGTCATCCGTAGCGAGTAAGTCATCCCGTGACTTTTTGACTGTTGTAATGTTCAACTAGCTCGCGTTGTCGCTGTCAAATGTTACACCAATGTCCTCTGTGAGGTGTCACATGTTAGCAGCTGTGTTTAACATCAAGCCTCAAACCTTCATTAATGATCTTCAATATGACTGATTGACTAAACAGTAACATCTCTGAGATGCAGTAGCTACGTGTCAGCTTTGCATTATAGCCAAACATCCAGTATTGAGCATGATAATTAACATTAACTCAAGCTAAATGTGttcttttgttgtatttctcaaatgtaagataagataagataagatgaacctttattaatccctggagggaaattcaggtgtcaaagcagcaacatcagtaaacagagtgaaacacaggagagataGAGGTAtagaaaaattataaaaacaataaaagatataaaagataGAGAGTGAATGGGTGTCAGCTTTGCATTAtgctcctgagacccagcccattgacatgtgtcctctgtagtggacattttgtccacatgaaTATCCTCTTACCCTTTTGtcctactctatcaacccctggtgtattgcAAAGAGGACATCCTaagctttccagtgatatggcatgtgtttgtttttttttaaatcaatttgaatgtattcttggtttaatatcactctacagccataatctgttcattttttttagtcttttcacactgaaatagtcctgtagtccactacagtggataatacaaatacagtttaacaaacctaaattgttaagatttgcttttaaccctaaataggaaggaaatcacaaaaaaaggaattggaagacacttttttttaactcggttcccaggaggatataGCCAAACATCCAGTATTGATCATGATAATTAACATTAACGCTAGTTAAAGTTGttcttttgttgtatttctcaAATGTCGTTAAACTAAATTAACGTTAGTCCAACCACAACTCGTTTTCTTGTCTGTAAATGTCATTTGTGTGTCAGAATATGCTATACACTAATGGTTGGCCTCTCATGTTAATCATCCACCAAAACAAAGTGAACTGTAGAGGGTGTCAGCAAGCAGGAAACACTAACATTTCTCACTGTACCGCTGCTTGTTGGGTGATATCCATGTGCAAAAAAACTATTGTCTTGTTATTAACTCAGAAATTCTCATATTTGAAGCACTGTTTTTGTCTCTAAGCTAATAAAAATGATCTTCATAGGAGATGAAATGTGTGCTGGCATCATTAACTCACCCCGAACCATGCTGACATGCAACCATCACAAGTATTTCACCTTCCTATCTCTTTCTTATTGTCTACCTCAGGTGATCCATGTGCGTCTGACTGAGTCAACAAAGCATGCTGACTGCACAGAGGGCATGTGCAGCGATGGCTGCCCGGCGCCTGGTTAGAGCCTCCGTCtcctcagcacacacacaccgctctcTGATCCACACGTCCACACCGTGTCAGGACCAGGATGAGCTGCATCCCGAATGGGCCAGCCTGGCTAAGAAACAGCTGAAGGGGAAGAACCCGGAAGATCTGATCTGGCGCACGCCTGAGGGACTCAACATCAAGCCTGTGTACACCAAAGCAGACTCAGCTGACAGGCCGGATGAATTGCCGGGATTGTTTCCCTACACTAGGGGGCCCTATCCTACCATGTACACAAACAGACCTTGGACTATTAGGCAGTATGCTGGCTTTAGCACTGTGGAGGAGAGCAACAAGTTCTATAAAGATAACATTAAAGGTAGATTTTGTTGTTGTGTACATTAACATTTGTAGATGAAACACTGTAGATTCAAGTGGAAACACATCCTTAAAGTGACCTTAGAATGATacaccaacatgttctcatctcaactcgtcatatactgaagctttgtcagacccctcagtgTCACTTTTCGctagcagtaaacacatgcttaatgttgtgaattaatcaaaaacacttgcttaggttaggcaacaaaaccacttgagaagctacatggttgggcttaaaattactttgtttgtacagtgaaaatgacgcaGCGTTTACTGTTtccatggatgggtttacattgtagttattggaaagcccggtgcgtcgtCGACCGGCACTAAAGTGTTCCTTGTGTGGCGGTATCGAACGCTGACGTccatgacaaagcgttggtatttgacgccatGGGAATGAGAACTGGCTGGATACACGAGTCATTACTCTCACCAACTTCTGCACCACTTCAAATCTATTGTGCATCAACATTTTATATCCTACAATGGcataatttgtgttttgttcacCACACAATTTTGGACATGTTCTTGGAACACATCTGAACCTTACACATAAGGTTTTTGGCCGTTACATCTCCATAAAACCTGGCAGTTTAGTTATATTTTCAGTTAGGAAGGTACACGTATACTAGTGCAAATTTGAGAAAATATTGCGCTCCACACTTGAGCCAAAACTGCCTCTGAAATGCATTATTATACTAGAGGCTTCACATTGAATTACACAGAATAATTAGAAAACTACATAGAAGATTAAAAAGATGGAAAGACTAAAATGACTTTGGCATTTTAAGGTGTCATGCAGATTTTGTGCATATGAGTATGTGCAGAAACTGCACAAGTAGTTTTAACCTTCTTGAAGGTCATCAAAGCTTTCAAGGGCCAACCACAAATACTTGTTATGCAAATATACAGTCCTTTAAATAGCAAGGGAAAATAGAGGTCACCTTTTGCTGTCTTAGTT is drawn from Sebastes umbrosus isolate fSebUmb1 chromosome 18, fSebUmb1.pri, whole genome shotgun sequence and contains these coding sequences:
- the fkbp1b gene encoding peptidyl-prolyl cis-trans isomerase FKBP1B — protein: MGVDVETISPGDGRTFPKKGQSCVVHYIGMLQNGKKFDSSRDRNKPFKFKLGKSEVIKGWEDGVAQMSLGQRAKITCTPDMAYGLTGHPGVIPPNATLIFDVELLKLE